A region of Fibrobacter succinogenes subsp. succinogenes S85 DNA encodes the following proteins:
- a CDS encoding ATP-binding cassette domain-containing protein: MRFLPVALLASAADAALLWGIRSFMDILQGRPFFSLSAWLVLMVVLTALRFAFFAWKMNISEKWLLGTGSLVMGWFLHTLRSLSPRVFHTPEGESKVEAAYESTVVLQSNGGVFFQAVQAVLQLLVFLPVLLYISWPLTLFLFVVVVPLVGWMQRRLHKMGPAEEHILTERSDFRGSLYLARKLFRRWSSRFERKEISNDLMAQVRNLREDGLDVSLRKGVLSLITETVSVLAMVFVLAFCALLISEGWMDGTGLVLFCSAVLLCYKPVKECARVMPQARSAMSALSVLEKFETLPSKKSDSSSAEKAYSPNSDNLQITHGDFAYEGAFETLFSNFSLCWNTKKPVLVRGRNGVGKSTLLRLIAGLEEWDYGKILSSIPLKNNVFFVAQDLELPPIHLLQKLLAQTNSAAVIEFAHAARVDKIMAKEGMSGGERARVALAWALASDSSMILLDEPFASVALADRELLLTAFLDTAELLHKWVVLVSHDVLSRELEQRFNVVEMGDA; this comes from the coding sequence TTGCGCTTTTTGCCGGTGGCTTTACTTGCGAGTGCCGCCGATGCGGCTTTGCTTTGGGGTATCCGTTCATTCATGGATATTCTCCAGGGTAGACCGTTTTTCTCTCTTTCTGCGTGGCTTGTGCTGATGGTCGTCCTTACGGCGCTCCGTTTTGCGTTTTTCGCATGGAAAATGAACATTTCCGAAAAATGGCTTTTGGGCACGGGTTCCCTGGTGATGGGCTGGTTCTTGCATACGCTTCGCTCGCTCTCGCCGCGAGTATTCCATACGCCGGAGGGCGAATCTAAAGTTGAAGCCGCGTACGAATCGACTGTTGTTTTGCAATCGAATGGCGGCGTGTTTTTCCAGGCGGTTCAGGCGGTGCTCCAGCTTTTGGTTTTTTTGCCTGTACTGCTTTATATTTCTTGGCCGCTGACTTTGTTCTTGTTTGTTGTGGTTGTTCCGCTGGTGGGCTGGATGCAGCGCCGCTTACACAAGATGGGTCCTGCTGAAGAACATATCTTGACGGAACGCTCGGATTTTCGTGGCTCGCTTTATCTTGCTCGTAAACTTTTCCGCCGATGGAGTTCGCGTTTTGAACGCAAGGAAATTTCAAATGACTTGATGGCTCAAGTCCGCAATCTCAGGGAAGACGGTCTTGATGTCTCGCTCCGCAAGGGCGTGCTTTCACTGATTACAGAAACGGTGTCGGTCTTGGCGATGGTCTTTGTGCTTGCGTTTTGCGCGCTCCTGATTTCGGAAGGTTGGATGGACGGAACAGGCCTTGTGCTTTTTTGCTCGGCGGTTCTCCTTTGTTATAAGCCTGTGAAGGAATGTGCTCGCGTGATGCCGCAGGCAAGGTCTGCGATGAGTGCACTTAGCGTTTTGGAAAAGTTCGAAACGTTGCCTTCGAAAAAATCGGATTCCAGTTCTGCAGAAAAGGCGTATTCTCCAAATTCAGACAACTTGCAAATTACGCATGGCGACTTTGCGTATGAAGGGGCTTTTGAAACGCTCTTTAGCAATTTTTCGCTTTGTTGGAATACGAAAAAGCCGGTGCTTGTCCGTGGTCGCAATGGTGTTGGCAAGTCGACGCTGTTGCGCTTGATTGCTGGGCTTGAGGAATGGGACTATGGAAAAATTTTAAGTTCGATCCCCTTAAAAAACAACGTGTTTTTTGTCGCTCAAGATTTAGAACTCCCTCCAATTCACTTGTTGCAAAAATTGCTTGCACAAACGAATTCTGCGGCAGTCATCGAATTTGCGCATGCCGCGCGAGTGGATAAAATAATGGCTAAGGAGGGGATGTCGGGCGGAGAACGTGCTCGCGTTGCCTTAGCTTGGGCTCTTGCCTCTGACAGTTCCATGATTTTGCTCGATGAACCGTTTGCATCTGTGGCGCTTGCGGACCGCGAATTGCTTTTGACAGCGTTCCTCGATACGGCTGAACTCTTGCACAAGTGGGTGGTGCTCGTGAGCCACGATGTCCTTTCTCGTGAACTTGAACAACGTTTTAATGTTGTGGAGATGGGCGATGCCTAA
- a CDS encoding methyltransferase family protein: MLIAIPIYVVSAFLRVQSRRFIGAHTRGHVHAADTLVTCGPYARVRHPLYISNTGFAFGVAFFHLGVSLWVVPFMVVVVAFEVSLSRIEDRFLEQKFGDVWRDWACGTPAFFPRLGRPSGSSCDSKHVPAQRTFWQAFFADSSTWLWLFFCNLLLILRKVAVFYV; the protein is encoded by the coding sequence ATGTTAATTGCTATCCCGATTTACGTTGTAAGTGCTTTTTTACGAGTGCAGTCGCGGCGCTTTATTGGTGCGCATACTCGTGGACATGTCCATGCCGCAGATACGCTTGTAACTTGCGGCCCTTACGCTCGCGTTAGGCACCCACTCTACATCTCGAATACGGGCTTTGCGTTCGGGGTGGCGTTTTTCCATCTTGGCGTTTCGCTTTGGGTTGTCCCGTTTATGGTTGTTGTTGTTGCGTTTGAAGTTTCGCTTTCGCGAATCGAAGACCGCTTCTTGGAACAAAAATTTGGCGATGTGTGGCGCGATTGGGCTTGTGGTACGCCTGCGTTTTTCCCGCGCTTGGGCCGTCCGAGCGGCTCTTCTTGTGATTCTAAGCACGTTCCAGCGCAAAGAACCTTTTGGCAGGCGTTTTTTGCAGATTCTTCGACATGGCTGTGGCTTTTCTTTTGTAATTTATTATTGATATTGAGGAAAGTGGCGGTTTTCTATGTTTAA
- a CDS encoding 3-deoxy-D-manno-octulosonic acid transferase yields the protein MFKVFDIAREALGSVAKAAAKVPVIENKYHMNERLRGPWPKGPFLWMHGASLGECKMLLNLAKCLKEDLPNCPRLLLTTQKVEVVSFIKESGMDVVAHIAPVDAPATMKSFISAVKPLGLILAENELWPGYLSSMLRISTRPPVALVSGRFHHAVPGMDYAAIGFVSMQTGSDLSRFFSVSTRANNSRMMIGGDWKLLPWVRLNKAVAAPENPTVDTVFISMHVQEISSLCRMILSSIKRGESVVLMPRRLSEVAEFRKALVGRDIAVIDWPVVQSGAVSIVNEFGKTKEVLAVSKTAVVGGSFARGLGVHDFWEPLQSGVSTCVGPYAEGQKETVATLVREGVVAQIQSAEEFSRRNKPDIRLVQTFLAHESAKISDSYQQLLEFLKNLLK from the coding sequence ATGTTTAAGGTATTTGACATTGCGCGTGAGGCTCTCGGATCTGTAGCCAAAGCTGCAGCCAAGGTGCCTGTTATAGAAAATAAGTACCATATGAACGAGCGCTTGCGCGGTCCGTGGCCTAAGGGGCCGTTCCTTTGGATGCATGGCGCAAGTCTTGGCGAATGCAAGATGCTCTTGAATTTGGCGAAGTGCCTCAAGGAAGACTTGCCGAATTGCCCGCGCCTTTTGCTGACAACGCAAAAAGTTGAGGTTGTTTCGTTTATTAAGGAATCGGGGATGGATGTGGTCGCTCACATTGCGCCCGTGGATGCTCCTGCAACGATGAAATCTTTTATTTCGGCTGTGAAACCGCTAGGGCTGATTCTTGCTGAAAATGAACTTTGGCCGGGCTACCTCTCTTCGATGTTGCGTATTTCAACGAGGCCGCCTGTTGCTCTTGTGTCTGGACGGTTCCATCATGCAGTTCCGGGAATGGACTATGCCGCAATAGGCTTTGTGAGTATGCAGACCGGCTCGGATTTGTCGCGTTTCTTCAGTGTTTCTACGCGTGCGAATAATTCGCGAATGATGATCGGTGGCGACTGGAAGCTTTTGCCTTGGGTTCGTTTGAACAAGGCCGTAGCGGCCCCTGAAAATCCGACTGTCGATACGGTATTCATCTCGATGCATGTCCAGGAAATCTCAAGCCTTTGCCGCATGATTCTTTCTTCGATTAAGCGTGGTGAATCCGTGGTGCTGATGCCTCGCCGCTTGTCTGAAGTGGCTGAATTTCGCAAGGCTTTGGTTGGTCGCGATATTGCTGTTATCGATTGGCCCGTGGTTCAGAGCGGCGCTGTTTCGATTGTGAACGAGTTTGGCAAGACGAAGGAAGTGCTTGCTGTTTCTAAAACGGCTGTTGTCGGTGGATCGTTCGCTCGAGGTCTTGGTGTCCATGATTTTTGGGAACCGCTTCAGAGTGGCGTTTCGACCTGCGTCGGACCGTATGCCGAAGGACAAAAAGAAACCGTGGCAACGCTTGTTCGTGAAGGCGTCGTTGCGCAGATTCAATCGGCGGAAGAGTTTTCCAGGCGCAATAAGCCGGATATTCGCCTTGTGCAGACTTTCCTTGCGCATGAGAGTGCTAAAATTAGCGACTCGTATCAGCAACTGCTGGAATTTTTGAAAAATTTGTTAAAGTAA
- the ispH gene encoding 4-hydroxy-3-methylbut-2-enyl diphosphate reductase — protein sequence MKKIVLATPRGFCAGVDRAIHVVEKAIEKFGTPIYVRHEIVHNKFVVDTLKDKGVVFVDELDQVPEGSVVIFSAHGVAEHIYEEAKARNLQVLDASCPLVLKVHFSAKRHYNAGRHIILIGHAGHAEVEGTLGQLPEGAITLIRNENDAETVDVPADKELAYITQTTLSVAETRKIIEALKRRFPNIIGPEAGDLCYATGNRQAAVLELCSEVDMLLVVGAKNSSNSSRLMELGLEQGLPSHLIADVNDLDPAWFEGIDTVGISSGASAPEVLVQGVVDWLKEKFAPVEVENLVKLVENTKFNLPKALQD from the coding sequence ATGAAAAAAATCGTTTTAGCAACGCCTCGTGGTTTCTGTGCGGGCGTGGACCGTGCCATTCATGTTGTTGAAAAAGCTATTGAAAAATTTGGTACGCCGATATATGTCCGTCATGAAATTGTTCATAACAAGTTTGTTGTGGATACGCTTAAGGATAAAGGGGTCGTCTTTGTTGATGAGCTGGACCAGGTTCCGGAAGGTTCCGTGGTGATTTTCTCGGCGCATGGTGTTGCTGAACATATTTATGAAGAAGCGAAGGCTCGCAATTTGCAGGTCCTTGATGCGAGCTGCCCGCTGGTGCTCAAGGTGCATTTCAGTGCCAAGCGCCATTACAATGCGGGGCGTCATATCATCTTGATCGGTCATGCGGGCCATGCTGAAGTGGAAGGTACGCTGGGGCAGCTCCCGGAAGGCGCAATCACGCTTATCCGCAATGAAAACGATGCTGAAACGGTGGATGTACCGGCCGACAAGGAACTAGCCTATATCACGCAGACGACGCTTTCTGTAGCCGAAACTCGCAAGATTATCGAGGCTCTTAAGCGCCGTTTCCCGAACATCATTGGACCGGAAGCGGGGGACCTCTGCTATGCGACGGGCAATCGCCAGGCGGCTGTCCTTGAACTTTGTTCCGAGGTTGACATGCTTTTGGTTGTCGGGGCAAAAAATTCTTCAAATTCGTCTCGTTTGATGGAGCTTGGGCTGGAACAGGGCCTTCCGAGTCATCTGATTGCGGACGTGAATGACCTTGATCCGGCATGGTTTGAAGGGATTGATACGGTCGGAATTTCGAGCGGGGCGAGCGCACCGGAAGTGCTGGTTCAGGGCGTTGTGGACTGGCTGAAAGAAAAATTTGCACCGGTTGAAGTTGAAAATCTTGTAAAATTAGTGGAAAATACGAAGTTTAACTTGCCAAAAGCATTGCAAGATTAA
- the rpmB gene encoding 50S ribosomal protein L28, which produces MSRICEVTGKAGLVGNMVSHSNRKKLMKQLPNLQKKRFYIPEEDRWVTLRVSAAGLRTINKLGIQAVAQELGI; this is translated from the coding sequence ATGAGCCGCATTTGTGAAGTTACCGGCAAGGCCGGTCTCGTGGGCAACATGGTTTCCCACTCTAACCGTAAGAAGTTGATGAAGCAGCTTCCGAACCTCCAGAAGAAGCGCTTCTACATTCCTGAAGAAGACCGCTGGGTCACGCTCCGCGTTAGCGCTGCTGGTCTCCGCACGATCAACAAGCTTGGCATCCAGGCTGTTGCTCAGGAACTCGGAATCTAA
- a CDS encoding PolC-type DNA polymerase III: MIALPPKFVAFDLETTGLVNRKDEIIEIGAVKFTVEVKNGRVVPKLISEFDTLVKPNMLIPAEATNVNHITDKMVENAPPVGEALKQFTAFCGPGSILLAHNANFDASFLRTAYEQNPQFTPGNPVVDSLAISKTIMPELANHKLGFMANMFMKRGEISMTIDEEKMHRSVYDCEMLMEVFVALLRRRLKEKEWEMGSIMQAMAKYKGVPQFIRK; encoded by the coding sequence GTGATAGCACTACCACCAAAATTTGTCGCATTCGACTTAGAAACGACTGGTCTTGTCAACCGTAAAGACGAAATCATTGAAATCGGCGCCGTAAAGTTCACTGTAGAAGTGAAAAACGGACGCGTCGTACCGAAACTCATCTCGGAATTTGACACGCTCGTAAAGCCCAACATGCTCATCCCCGCCGAAGCAACAAACGTGAACCACATTACGGACAAGATGGTCGAAAACGCACCGCCAGTCGGCGAAGCGCTCAAGCAGTTCACCGCATTCTGCGGACCGGGCTCCATCTTGCTCGCACACAACGCAAACTTCGACGCAAGCTTCTTGCGCACCGCCTACGAACAAAACCCGCAGTTCACACCGGGCAACCCCGTCGTTGATAGTCTTGCCATTTCCAAGACCATCATGCCGGAACTCGCCAACCACAAGCTCGGTTTCATGGCAAATATGTTCATGAAGCGCGGTGAAATCTCGATGACCATCGACGAAGAAAAGATGCACCGTTCCGTGTACGACTGCGAAATGCTCATGGAAGTGTTCGTCGCCCTCCTCCGCCGCCGTCTCAAGGAGAAGGAATGGGAAATGGGTAGCATTATGCAAGCTATGGCCAAGTATAAAGGCGTCCCGCAGTTCATTAGAAAGTAG
- a CDS encoding lysophospholipid acyltransferase family protein, with the protein MNFCQTKTKLLATLGALWMRSLRIRLRVPEDFRPGILGLWHKDLLASTAAFKDKNVHILVSESNDGEFFAQAAKQLHYEVTRGSDTHGATNVRHLLKSLKDNRFVGMALDGPHGPALQVKPGSQWLSKASGRPLWLFCIKYGKHFRLNGWDNFIIPLPLTAIDIEIKYLLPENNSKKETQP; encoded by the coding sequence GTGAATTTCTGCCAAACGAAGACAAAATTGCTCGCGACGCTCGGCGCACTCTGGATGAGAAGCCTCCGCATCCGCCTACGCGTACCCGAAGACTTTCGACCGGGCATCTTAGGTCTATGGCACAAGGACCTGCTTGCAAGCACCGCCGCCTTCAAAGACAAGAACGTCCACATCCTCGTCTCGGAATCAAACGACGGTGAATTTTTCGCCCAGGCGGCCAAACAGCTCCATTACGAAGTCACCCGCGGTTCCGACACACATGGAGCCACAAACGTCCGCCACCTGCTCAAGTCGCTCAAGGACAACCGCTTTGTCGGCATGGCGCTCGACGGCCCGCACGGCCCCGCCCTCCAGGTAAAACCAGGTTCACAGTGGCTCTCCAAAGCGAGTGGCCGCCCTCTTTGGCTTTTCTGCATCAAGTATGGTAAGCATTTTCGCTTAAATGGATGGGATAATTTCATAATTCCACTCCCATTGACAGCAATTGACATCGAAATTAAGTATCTTTTGCCCGAAAATAATTCAAAAAAGGAAACACAGCCGTGA
- a CDS encoding DNA alkylation repair protein, with protein sequence MLRFTQEISLALRSIANEEEAHEMSKKAREQFEFLGIRLVPRREVTYPIFDKYPPKDGDELVSRVEDMWAQPYREFQYAACDYLFRHRGLLGGQHLNFLKKLIKTRAWRDTVDTLASCVLGDLALRLPALRTKIASWIRDPNIWVRRSAIIFQVQYKDRTDWPLLRQFCLTCAKDDDYYIRNGIGRALSEYARINPTEVRRFVQDNTFAEQTAQEILRLI encoded by the coding sequence ATGCTTCGGTTTACACAAGAAATATCTCTCGCTTTGCGCTCTATCGCTAATGAAGAAGAAGCGCATGAAATGTCTAAGAAGGCTAGGGAGCAATTTGAATTTCTCGGAATCAGATTGGTTCCCCGTCGTGAAGTCACATATCCGATTTTCGACAAGTACCCGCCAAAGGACGGGGACGAACTCGTGTCGAGAGTCGAGGACATGTGGGCGCAGCCGTATAGGGAATTCCAGTACGCGGCCTGTGACTACCTGTTCCGTCATCGTGGGCTTCTCGGTGGTCAGCACCTTAATTTTTTGAAAAAACTCATCAAGACCAGAGCCTGGCGCGACACGGTCGATACCCTCGCTTCTTGCGTCTTGGGTGACTTGGCTCTCCGCTTGCCGGCTTTGCGTACGAAGATTGCCTCCTGGATCCGCGACCCGAACATCTGGGTTCGCCGTAGTGCAATCATCTTCCAGGTGCAGTACAAGGACCGCACGGACTGGCCGCTTTTGCGTCAGTTCTGTCTCACTTGCGCAAAGGACGACGACTACTACATCCGCAATGGCATTGGTCGTGCTCTTTCTGAGTATGCACGCATCAACCCGACGGAAGTGCGCCGTTTTGTCCAAGACAACACGTTTGCTGAACAGACCGCCCAGGAAATCCTGCGCCTCATTTAA
- a CDS encoding radical SAM protein: MNSLLNKAIAQERLTPAEGLEILKNAPWTDVVEAADTVRKAKLPGNRVGYTAFRIVNYTNVCEVTCSFCSFCRSAHSPEAYVLSLDEIRQKTLEAKAKGADQIFLQGGVNKEIPLSYYTDVLKMLTQELGVKVRGFSPVELVRIAEFNGITLDELLDIFKDAGLSSVPGAGAEILSDRMRQILSPKKLPAQQWCDTLAACHKKGLPGSANIVIGSAETAEEVIEHLEYVRKTQDIAGGFKSFVVWTFQPQTDKFPIRHVRGDEYLKLLALSRLYLDNVPHIEVSLLGMGLSLGELGLHAGADDINSIVIEENVLQNHGLTTIEQAEAFIKNAGFTPYRRSLNFD, encoded by the coding sequence ATGAATTCCTTGTTAAACAAAGCTATCGCACAAGAGCGACTCACGCCAGCCGAAGGGCTCGAAATCCTGAAAAACGCGCCGTGGACAGATGTCGTCGAAGCGGCCGATACTGTACGTAAGGCAAAGCTCCCCGGGAACCGCGTCGGTTACACGGCGTTCCGCATTGTGAACTACACGAACGTGTGCGAAGTGACTTGCAGCTTTTGCAGTTTTTGCCGCAGCGCCCACAGCCCCGAAGCGTACGTTTTGAGTTTGGACGAAATCCGTCAAAAAACGCTTGAAGCCAAAGCTAAAGGCGCCGACCAGATTTTTCTGCAAGGTGGCGTCAACAAGGAAATTCCGCTCAGCTATTACACCGATGTCCTCAAGATGCTCACGCAAGAATTGGGCGTCAAGGTGCGCGGTTTTTCGCCAGTTGAACTTGTCCGCATTGCGGAATTCAACGGGATAACGCTCGACGAACTGCTTGACATTTTCAAGGATGCAGGTCTCAGTTCCGTCCCAGGCGCAGGTGCCGAGATTCTCTCTGACCGCATGCGTCAAATCTTAAGTCCCAAGAAGCTCCCCGCACAGCAGTGGTGCGACACGCTTGCCGCCTGCCACAAGAAAGGGCTCCCCGGCAGCGCGAACATCGTCATCGGCAGTGCCGAAACCGCCGAAGAAGTCATAGAACATTTGGAATACGTGCGCAAAACGCAGGACATCGCGGGCGGATTCAAGAGCTTTGTGGTCTGGACGTTCCAGCCGCAGACCGACAAGTTCCCTATTCGCCATGTACGAGGCGATGAATACCTCAAGTTGCTCGCGCTCAGCCGCCTGTACCTCGACAACGTCCCGCACATTGAAGTTTCGCTCCTCGGCATGGGCCTTTCGCTGGGTGAACTCGGGCTGCACGCCGGCGCCGATGACATCAACAGCATCGTGATTGAAGAGAACGTGCTCCAAAACCACGGGCTCACGACTATCGAGCAGGCCGAAGCTTTCATCAAAAACGCCGGCTTCACCCCCTACCGCCGATCCCTCAACTTTGACTAA
- a CDS encoding esterase — translation MNHLSLKCAAMALAFAASAQAFTVTGKVSDESGKAIEKASVELLKNALKTTTDSKGEFKLFKEDSTIGIHAVARPMLGYVSVMNGVLSYSQSTNEPVRIQVFDAVGSRVLNETVYGTGTLDMQSIVKSQGSYFARVSVGSAKSNFRFTSNGNYGISFGEAVARGLKKEEAGDELRVIAADYDTLTVALSNLDTNVTLKLKKTVKQPEYAYGWGLKNDPVPTRGCGKDTKLDYKYRGDKPYIEFKWSKGSRTVRLDIPKNYDKNKPYKLIFGMQCMGGWAGGVQDEGYYGLKPLDTENTAIFVAPEGNGNQAPWGQDDYTLFDELLAYLEGNFCIDSSRVFSTGFSYGSMFSNGLSWNHQDVLRAVAVYETAERNIWLPQRKKMGIGWMGVLGLQDNLCTPAMGRSARDIILELNSEGGKAKNERAQEYGGNGPHVCYDYTTVEERFPVRWCTQNGGHIWDHKDPGSNQSWVPKTTWDFFNKF, via the coding sequence ATGAATCATCTCAGTTTGAAGTGTGCTGCAATGGCGCTTGCTTTTGCGGCATCTGCACAGGCCTTTACCGTTACGGGTAAGGTTAGCGACGAAAGCGGCAAGGCTATCGAAAAAGCCTCCGTAGAACTTCTTAAAAACGCACTCAAGACAACGACCGATTCCAAGGGCGAATTCAAGCTCTTCAAGGAAGATTCGACGATTGGCATCCATGCGGTTGCACGTCCGATGCTCGGCTACGTGAGCGTAATGAATGGCGTTCTGTCTTATTCCCAGAGCACAAATGAACCGGTGCGCATCCAGGTTTTTGATGCTGTGGGTTCCCGCGTCTTGAACGAAACCGTTTATGGCACGGGCACGCTTGACATGCAGTCTATCGTGAAATCTCAGGGCTCTTATTTTGCGCGCGTGAGCGTCGGTAGCGCCAAAAGCAATTTCCGCTTTACATCCAATGGCAATTATGGGATTTCGTTTGGCGAAGCTGTGGCTCGCGGCCTCAAGAAAGAAGAGGCTGGCGATGAACTTCGCGTGATTGCTGCGGATTATGACACGCTTACGGTTGCGCTCAGCAACTTAGACACAAACGTTACGCTCAAGCTCAAAAAGACGGTCAAGCAGCCGGAATACGCTTACGGTTGGGGCCTCAAGAACGATCCGGTGCCGACACGTGGTTGCGGCAAGGATACAAAGCTTGACTACAAGTATCGCGGAGACAAGCCGTATATCGAATTCAAGTGGAGCAAGGGTTCGCGTACCGTGCGTCTCGACATCCCGAAGAACTATGACAAGAATAAACCGTACAAACTCATTTTCGGCATGCAGTGCATGGGCGGCTGGGCCGGTGGCGTGCAGGATGAAGGCTACTATGGCCTGAAACCGCTTGATACGGAAAATACCGCTATCTTCGTCGCTCCGGAAGGCAATGGAAACCAGGCCCCGTGGGGTCAGGATGACTACACGCTCTTCGATGAACTCCTTGCATACCTCGAAGGCAACTTCTGCATTGACTCTTCTCGTGTGTTCTCGACCGGCTTTAGCTACGGCTCCATGTTCTCTAACGGACTTTCTTGGAACCATCAGGACGTGCTCCGCGCTGTTGCCGTGTACGAAACTGCTGAACGCAACATTTGGCTCCCGCAGCGCAAGAAGATGGGCATTGGCTGGATGGGCGTGCTCGGCTTGCAGGACAATCTCTGCACTCCGGCAATGGGTCGCTCTGCTCGCGATATCATCTTGGAACTCAACTCCGAAGGTGGCAAGGCCAAGAACGAGCGTGCTCAGGAATATGGTGGCAACGGCCCACATGTGTGCTATGACTACACGACTGTCGAAGAACGCTTCCCTGTTCGCTGGTGCACACAGAATGGCGGCCACATTTGGGACCACAAGGATCCGGGTTCAAACCAGTCCTGGGTACCGAAGACCACTTGGGATTTCTTCAATAAGTTCTAA